The following are encoded together in the Deltaproteobacteria bacterium genome:
- a CDS encoding glycine/betaine/sarcosine/D-proline family reductase selenoprotein B: protein MGPVDYIPRIRENYARLGHKAYNWVVNADTPPWAPLSKPLSQCRLGLAASGGIYVTGQVAFHYKDDTSFREIPTDVDTKELRATHFAYDLSDARTDPNVVFPIDTLRRLVREGFLGSLSSRFYTFMGGIYSSRRVSEDLAPRLTERFLQDGVDAVLLVPV, encoded by the coding sequence AAAACTACGCGCGGCTGGGGCACAAGGCGTACAACTGGGTCGTCAACGCGGACACCCCTCCGTGGGCGCCGCTTTCCAAACCTTTGTCGCAATGCCGGCTGGGATTGGCCGCCTCGGGGGGGATCTACGTCACCGGGCAGGTGGCGTTCCACTACAAGGACGACACCTCGTTCCGGGAGATCCCGACGGACGTCGACACGAAGGAGCTGCGCGCCACCCACTTCGCATACGACCTGTCCGACGCGCGCACGGACCCGAACGTCGTCTTCCCGATCGACACGCTGCGCCGCCTTGTGCGGGAGGGGTTCCTCGGGAGCCTCTCGAGCCGCTTCTACACGTTCATGGGCGGGATCTACTCCTCCCGCCGCGTTTCCGAGGATCTCGCTCCGCGGCTGACGGAGCGCTTCCTCCAGGACGGGGTCGACGCGGTCCTGCTCGTACCCGTTTGA